A stretch of the Deltaproteobacteria bacterium genome encodes the following:
- a CDS encoding right-handed parallel beta-helix repeat-containing protein, which translates to MTKNASLPLAVFLFTALPLVAACPKGGGGGGLDCVDGFVEDPQYEVCVAVLPAEDCPAGTRAQVGQADCLPVGNVACAAGFQTVADGWGCEPVLPAGPCDPGTRPALGETACVPVGHTTCAPPLGADPGGWGCVDLAPAAPCTGATRATLDGRGCVPIGDCSAAFPPADTTFHVNAAFTDPELDASHYRVLNDALAQARGGDLVAIYPGTYVDEISAYPGVKIVGKCAEEVILDVVPGSTQPGALMFDGKIDIEGITFTGHLLGAAVLQQGQMVLTEVLIEANQDLGLYAADAGSEIVLRRSVVRGTRPSAGKTHGWGGSAEPGGRIVLEESELVDNLGTGLFATGGASLEIVDSIIWNTTTDTGGRTGHGVHVQSGATALLRGSLVAGSHTLGLYASSPGTEVRAENTVVRDTLPNGAGAFGIGAQVDFGASLTLVDSTIARSAVMGIFAMDTRTTLDLERVTLRHNPTTPQPGGTRALMVQQGPTVTATDLAIFEAAEAAVVVAGAGANATIDGLMIRDTRPSSLGESGQGLWVVDAAQATVSDGAILDNRTRGVIVMENGASATFDGLIVEGTIPSSPTARPDMGGIPMGFDVHDGGNATCRRCLIRGNEHIGVRVTRAEGGDEPASLVLEDSVVADTVHDPVGDQAGLGLVVYLDGTATVSRTTFARNSTTGVLVSSQGAQLSLADSTIKETRPGRGYEAYGLAVQVKAAASVSSLASVKNDGFGAWAQGVDTRLSLSDSLFGYPEGLIQGIGVAAQDGASLDLLRSEVARNKVAGVAAAFPGTLLFVDQTLVRDSHPSSEGIADGVVLWSNVRATLSRSVIQNNEAIGVKVLTAAARLSWVEVRENTVGIHVTGGTAIETGATVPADYESNVAFVADSCSFIDNATRTGTGAVAVPQISQIPVDPS; encoded by the coding sequence CGCCTGCGCCGCGGGCTTCCAGACCGTCGCCGACGGCTGGGGCTGCGAGCCGGTGCTGCCCGCCGGCCCCTGCGACCCCGGCACCCGCCCCGCCCTCGGCGAGACCGCCTGCGTGCCGGTGGGCCACACCACCTGCGCCCCGCCCCTCGGCGCCGACCCCGGCGGCTGGGGCTGCGTCGACCTGGCCCCGGCGGCCCCCTGCACCGGCGCCACCCGGGCCACCCTCGACGGCCGGGGCTGCGTCCCCATCGGCGACTGCAGCGCGGCCTTCCCGCCGGCGGACACCACCTTCCACGTGAACGCCGCCTTCACCGATCCCGAGCTCGACGCCTCCCACTACCGGGTGCTGAACGACGCCTTGGCCCAGGCGCGCGGCGGGGACTTGGTGGCGATCTACCCGGGCACCTACGTCGACGAGATCTCCGCCTACCCCGGGGTGAAGATCGTCGGGAAGTGCGCCGAGGAGGTGATCCTCGACGTGGTCCCGGGCAGCACCCAGCCCGGCGCCCTGATGTTCGACGGCAAGATCGACATCGAGGGGATCACCTTCACCGGCCACCTCCTCGGGGCGGCGGTGCTGCAGCAGGGGCAGATGGTGCTGACCGAGGTGCTCATCGAGGCGAACCAGGACCTCGGCCTCTACGCCGCCGACGCCGGCAGCGAGATCGTCCTGCGGCGCAGCGTCGTGCGCGGCACCCGCCCGAGCGCCGGCAAGACCCACGGCTGGGGCGGCAGCGCCGAGCCCGGCGGGCGGATCGTCCTGGAGGAGAGCGAGCTCGTCGACAACCTGGGCACCGGCCTCTTCGCCACCGGCGGCGCCTCCCTGGAGATCGTCGACTCGATCATCTGGAACACCACCACCGACACCGGCGGCCGCACCGGCCACGGCGTCCACGTGCAGAGCGGCGCGACCGCGCTCCTGCGGGGCAGCCTGGTGGCCGGGAGCCACACCCTGGGCCTCTACGCCTCGAGCCCCGGCACTGAGGTGCGCGCCGAGAACACGGTCGTGCGCGACACCCTGCCCAACGGCGCCGGCGCCTTCGGCATCGGCGCCCAGGTCGACTTCGGCGCGAGCCTCACCCTCGTCGACAGCACCATCGCGCGCTCGGCGGTGATGGGGATCTTCGCCATGGACACCCGCACCACCCTCGACCTCGAGCGGGTGACCCTGCGCCACAACCCCACGACGCCCCAGCCCGGGGGCACCCGGGCGCTGATGGTGCAGCAGGGCCCCACCGTCACCGCGACCGACCTCGCCATCTTCGAAGCCGCCGAGGCCGCGGTGGTCGTCGCCGGCGCCGGCGCCAACGCGACGATCGACGGGCTGATGATCCGCGACACCCGGCCCTCCTCCCTGGGCGAGTCCGGGCAGGGCCTCTGGGTGGTCGACGCGGCGCAGGCCACGGTCTCGGACGGCGCGATCCTCGACAACCGCACCCGCGGCGTGATCGTGATGGAGAACGGCGCCTCCGCCACCTTCGACGGGCTGATCGTCGAGGGCACGATCCCCTCGAGTCCGACGGCGCGCCCCGACATGGGCGGCATCCCGATGGGCTTCGACGTCCACGACGGCGGCAACGCCACCTGCCGCCGCTGCCTGATCCGCGGCAACGAGCACATCGGCGTGCGGGTGACCCGGGCCGAGGGCGGCGACGAGCCGGCCTCCCTCGTCCTCGAGGACAGCGTGGTCGCCGACACCGTCCACGATCCGGTGGGCGACCAGGCCGGCCTGGGGCTGGTGGTCTACCTCGACGGCACGGCCACGGTCAGCCGGACCACCTTCGCCCGCAACTCCACCACCGGCGTGCTCGTCTCCAGCCAGGGCGCGCAGCTCTCCCTCGCCGACTCGACCATCAAGGAGACCCGGCCCGGTCGCGGGTACGAGGCCTATGGGCTGGCGGTGCAGGTGAAGGCCGCCGCCTCCGTCTCCTCCCTGGCCTCGGTGAAGAACGACGGCTTCGGCGCCTGGGCTCAGGGCGTGGACACTCGCCTCTCCCTCTCCGACTCGCTCTTCGGCTACCCCGAGGGGCTGATCCAGGGGATCGGCGTCGCGGCCCAGGACGGCGCCAGCCTCGACCTGCTGCGCTCGGAGGTCGCCCGCAACAAGGTCGCCGGGGTCGCCGCCGCCTTCCCCGGCACCCTCCTCTTCGTGGACCAGACCCTCGTCCGCGACAGCCACCCCTCCTCCGAGGGCATCGCCGACGGCGTCGTCCTCTGGTCGAACGTCCGGGCCACCCTCAGCCGCAGCGTCATCCAGAACAACGAGGCCATCGGGGTGAAGGTCCTCACCGCCGCCGCCCGCCTCTCCTGGGTCGAGGTGCGGGAGAACACCGTGGGCATCCACGTCACCGGCGGCACCGCCATCGAGACCGGCGCCACCGTCCCCGCGGACTACGAGTCCAACGTCGCCTTCGTGGCGGACAGCTGCTCCTTCATCGACAACGCCACGCGGACCGGCACCGGCGCGGTGGCCGTGCCGCAGATCAGTCAGATCCCCGTCGATCCGAGCTAG